A region of the Litchfieldia alkalitelluris genome:
TCTGTTTTATCAACAAGCAAAATACTAAATACCCCGAAAAATAATAATGCATATATTTGTGCATGACGTTTAAATCGTAGATTATTTGGTTTTACAATATAAGTAACTAATATGATGGTCATAAGACCTGAGAAGACAAAAAGAGCTAAAGACATATATAATAAGACTCCTTTTAAAGGTGCTTCTCTTATCATACCATGTTTTCTAGCTCATCAATCAAAAAATGCACTTCCTTTTATAGGTAGCGTAGCTTATGCATATTTCCTATTTTCTATGGAGGATAGGACATAATCGTATTCGTTCACTAGTCGAGAAAAAATCTGACCCCATGACTGTGTTAGGGCATATCTCCGGCCTGCACTTTCCATCTTTTTTCTTAATTCAGTATTGCAAATTAATTTACTAATTGCCTCAATATATTCATTAATTTGATTAGGATTACATAATACACCAGTGCAATCATGCTGAATGATGTCTTTGACACCTCCTGCATTTGCACCAATAACAGGTGTACCTGAAGCAAGCGATTCAAGTACTACATTCCCGAAAGTCTCTGTTGTTGAAGGAAATATAAACAAGTCTGAATAAGCATATACACTTGATAACTCCTTGCCGCTCAAATATCCGGTGAATGTCATATTGCTTGGAGCTTGGTTACGCATTTCCTCCATTGATGGACCTTCCCCTACAATTAGCCAGTGAACCTTGTCATTAATAGAGGGGGGAAGTGAGGTAGCAATTTTAATTAATGTATCAATATTTTTTTCTGGAGCAAGCCGACCTACATATGTAAGAACATATGGTACATCAATCTGATATTTTAATGAGCTTTCAGCTTTATTATGGTAGGGGTGAAATTGATTGCAATCAACACCTCTTGGCCAAATACTAAGATTTGTAAATCCGTGTCTTTTTAATTGATGGTAGGTTTCGTTTGAAGGGACGAAAAGCTTTTGGAAACTAGCGTGAAACCAGTGCATATATTTCCAAAGAAGACGAGATAGAAATTGAAGGTCATAATATTCAAGGTATCGGTCAAAATCAGTATGATAAGAACCAACGACAGGGATATCTAGTTTTTTTGCGAAATGTAAACCTGTAAGTCCGATATTAAATGGGGTGGCTATATGAATTAGTTCTGGCTGAAAGGCAAGTAGTTCTTGTTTAATTTTTGAGAGATTTGGTAAGCCCATACGACATTCGGGATATAAGAAAAATGGGAGACTTGTAAAGCGGTATATTTCTTGTTCAAAAAATGAGTCCCTTGTGCTTTCAGGTGCAAACACTCTAAATTGAATGTTATTACACTCAAAATAGTTTGTTAATCGTTTTAAAGTGCGAGCAACACCGTTAACATCAGGAAAGTAAGTGTCAGTAAAAACCGCTATTTTCTTCATAACATTCCTCCTAAATCTGTTCATTTAATTTAAGAATACGG
Encoded here:
- a CDS encoding glycosyltransferase family 4 protein; translation: MKKIAVFTDTYFPDVNGVARTLKRLTNYFECNNIQFRVFAPESTRDSFFEQEIYRFTSLPFFLYPECRMGLPNLSKIKQELLAFQPELIHIATPFNIGLTGLHFAKKLDIPVVGSYHTDFDRYLEYYDLQFLSRLLWKYMHWFHASFQKLFVPSNETYHQLKRHGFTNLSIWPRGVDCNQFHPYHNKAESSLKYQIDVPYVLTYVGRLAPEKNIDTLIKIATSLPPSINDKVHWLIVGEGPSMEEMRNQAPSNMTFTGYLSGKELSSVYAYSDLFIFPSTTETFGNVVLESLASGTPVIGANAGGVKDIIQHDCTGVLCNPNQINEYIEAISKLICNTELRKKMESAGRRYALTQSWGQIFSRLVNEYDYVLSSIENRKYA